In a genomic window of Lepisosteus oculatus isolate fLepOcu1 chromosome 3, fLepOcu1.hap2, whole genome shotgun sequence:
- the LOC102683983 gene encoding endoplasmic reticulum aminopeptidase 2-like — protein MIVLFILAFLSHSSTATSKTHEVNGSVSEQPRVDINGLQFPWNRIRLPDHVIPVHYHLLIHPNLTSLTFTGSVKIEIDVKHNITSVVLHSKNLQITVATIQDEFGHFLSHRPLQVLENLPHEQIAVLSPKPLLTGEKYFVHIEYKANLSDGFYGFYRSTYQTKNGETRTLASTHFEPTSARMAFPCFDEPHFKANYSIKIRRDDSHIALSNMPIERTVVLEGGLFEDHFEVSVRMSTYLVAFVVCDFKSVSGRTSSGIEVSIFAVPDKWAQTHYALEAAVKLLEFYEQYFNIYYPLPKQDLIAIPDFQSGAMENWGLTTYRETALLFDPETSSASDKLWVTMVIGHELAHQWFGNLVTMEWWNDIWLNEGFARYMEFVSVDATYPELKVEDYLLDTCFAAIGRDSLNSSRPISSAAENPTQIKEMFDTVSYDKGACILHMLRNFLTDDVFQSGIVRYLRKFSYKNAKNEDLWNSIANTCSEEDFTSGEFCYSSSQATKNAYRYAGEHLDLKEMMNTWTLQKGIPLIIVNRIGNVVTLRQERFLKTVLPSDPSWNSEQQGYLWHVPLTYMTSNSRKIGRYLLETKSDTVEMEEEVSWVKFNTDMNGYYIVHYEGDGWDSLINLLNKNHTAVSYKDRANLIHNAFQLVSAGRLSLNQALDLTRYLSHETHNVPLLQGLGYLEVFFRMIERRNIPDVTQNLKNYILQYFNHVIDKQTWSDEGSVSDRRLRSAVLELACDLGYPPCVKKANHLFSEWVGSNSTISLPTDVTETVYSVGAQRPEGWTYLLDKYQVSLSGTEKDKILGALASSMDSEKLSRLLDLGLEGVVIKTQDLSSLIYRVSRNPTGHFIAWNFVKKHWNQLVEKFQLGSFCIRNIIIGTTAQFSSKEELEEVKLFFESIQEHSSQLRVTQVALENLEKNIRWLERNLEPMRSWLLKNLQEA, from the exons ATGatagttttattcattttggcATTTTTATCACATTCTTCTACTGCCACAAGTAAGACGCACGAGGTTAACGGCTCTGTCAGCGAGCAGCCTCGTGTGGATATAAACGGTCTTCAGTTTCCATGGAACAGAATCCGGCTTCCAGACCACGTCATACCTGTCCACTACCACCTGCTCATCCATCCCAACCTGACATCCCTGACTTTCACTGGATCGGTGAAGATCGAGATTGATGTCAAACATAACATCACCTCGGTTGTCCTGCACAGTAAGAATCTCCAGATTACCGTGGCTACCATTCAGGATGAGTTTGGTCACTTTCTGTCACACAGGCCACTGCAGGTGCTAGAGAACCTGCCCCATGAACAGATTGCTGTCCTCTCGCCTAAACCTCTGCTCACTGGGGAAAAGTACTTTGTTCACATTGAATACAAAGCCAATTTGTCGGATGGTTTTTATGGGTTCTACAGGAGTACTTACCAAACAAAAAATGGTGAAACAAG AACGCTGGCATCAACTCATTTCGAACCTACATCTGCAAGAATGGCTTTCCCCTGCTTTGATGAGCCACATTTTAAGGCCAACTACTCCATTAAAATAAGAAGGGATGATTCACACATCGCGCTGTCTAATATGCCTATT GAACGGAcagttgttttggaaggtggaCTCTTTGAGGACCACTTTGAAGTGAGTGTCAGGATGAGCACTTACCTGGTGGCCTTTGTTGTGTGTGACTTCAAGTCTGTGAGTGGAAGAACCTCCTCTGGAATTGAG GTTTCCATTTTTGCTGTCCCAGACAAATGGGCCCAAACCCATTATGCCCTTGAAGCTGCTGTGAAACTCCTGGAGTTCTATGAACAGTATTTTAACATCTACTATCCACTGCCAAAGCAGG ATTTGATTGCTATCCCTGACTTCCAGTCAGGAGCCATGGAGAACTGGGGTCTGACCACATACAGGGAAACTGCTTTGCTGTTTGATCCTGAGACCTCATCTGCCTCAGATAAGCTTTGGGTCACCATGGTGATAGGACATGAACTGGCTCATCAG TGGTTTGGCAACCTTGTAACAATGGAGTGGTGGAATGATATCTGGCTGAATGAGGGATTTGCCAGATACATGGAATTTGTTTCAGTAGATGCCACGTACCCTGAGCTGAAAGTG GAGGATTACTTATTGGACACTTGCTTTGCAGCAATTGGCAGGGATTCCCTGAACTCCTCACGGCCCATATCCAGCGCTGCTGAGAACCCCACTCAGATAAAAGAGATGTTTGACACTGTCTCCTATGACAAG GGAGCTTGTATCCTTCACATGTTGAGGAACTTTCTGACAGATGACGTTTTCCAGAGTGGAATTGTCCGTTATCTCAGGAAATTCAGCTACAAAAATGCCAAGAATGAAGATCTATGGAACAGTATTGCAAAT ACTTGCAGTGAGGAAGACTTTACTTCAGGAGAGTTTTGCTACAGCAGCAGTCAAGCTACAAAGAATGCA TACCGATATGCTGGGGAGCACCTTGACTTGAAGGAAATGATGAACACATGGACTTTGCAGAAGGGAATTCCCCTGATTATTGTGAATCGCATAGGAAATGtggtcacactcagacaggagaGGTTCTTAAAGACTGTTCTACCCTCTGATCCCTCATGGAATTCTGAGCAGCAGGG TTACTTGTGGCATGTTCCATTGACATACATGACAAGCAACTCCAGAAAAATTGGAAGATATTTGCTGGAAACAAAATCAG ATACGGTTGAAATGGAGGAAGAGGTGAGCTGGGTAAAGTTTAACACAGATATGAATGGATATTACATTGTGCACTATGAAGGGGATGGATGGGACTCCCTGATAAACCTGCTTAATAAGAACCACACTGCTGTGAGCTATAAGGACAGAGCTAACCTTATCCACAATGCATTTCAGCTTGTCAG TGCAGGGAGGCTGTCACTGAATCAAGCCCTTGATCTTACTCGCTATCTGAGCCATGAAACTCACAATGTCCCGCTGCTGCAAGGTCTTGGTTATTTAGAGGTCTTCTTCAGAATGATTGAAAGGAGGAACATCCCTGATGTCACTCAAAACCTTAAG AATTATATCTTGCAGTATTTTAACCATGTGATCGACAAGCAAACATGGAGTGATGAAGGATCGGTGTCAGACAGGAGGCTTCGTTCAGCTGTCCTCGAACTGGCATGTGACCTTGGATATCCTCCATGtgtaaaaaaggcaaatcaCCTCTTCAGTGAATGGGTTGGATCTAACAGCACAATCAG tttaCCCACTGATGTGACTGAAACGGTTTATTCTGTTGGAGCTCAGAGACCAGAAGGATGGACCTACCTCCTAGACAAGTATCAAGTATCCTTATCAGGGACTGAGAAAGACAAAATTTTGGGTGCATTAGCAAGCAGTATGGATTCTGAGAAGCTATCAAG ATTGCTTGATCTGGGATTGGAAGGTGTTGTGATAAAGACACAAGACCTCTCCTCACTTATCTACAGAGTGAGCAGAAATCCTACCGGACACTTCATAGCTTGGAATTTTGTTAAGAAGCACTGGAATCAGTTGGTGGAAAA ATTTCAGCTGGGATCTTTCTGTATACGGAATATCATTATTGGCACAACAGCTCAGTTTTCCTCTAAAGAAGAGCTTGAGGAG gtgaaGTTGTTCTTTGAATCCATACAGGAGCACTCTTCTCAGCTTCGGGTTACACAAGTTGCTCTGGAGAATCTTGAAAAGAACATCAGGTGGCTGGAGAGGAATCTGGAGCCTATGAGGAGCTGGTTACTGAAGAACTTGCAGGAAGCATAA